In Tenuifilum sp. 4138str, a single window of DNA contains:
- a CDS encoding heavy-metal-associated domain-containing protein: protein MRKIITLTLILLGFAVLTSQAQKVEIKSVTFEVNMHCQSCKAKIERDIVFEKGVKEVEATLDKKLVTIKYDATKTDPEKIAKAIEKLGYTAKVVETKQKG, encoded by the coding sequence ATGAGAAAGATTATTACACTAACATTAATACTGCTAGGATTTGCTGTATTAACGTCGCAAGCGCAAAAGGTTGAAATTAAATCTGTCACCTTTGAGGTTAACATGCACTGCCAGTCGTGCAAGGCAAAAATTGAACGCGATATTGTTTTTGAGAAAGGGGTTAAGGAGGTTGAAGCCACCCTTGACAAGAAGTTGGTAACCATTAAGTACGATGCCACAAAAACCGACCCCGAAAAAATTGCCAAAGCAATTGAGAAACTTGGCTACACCGCAAAGGTAGTGGAAACCAAGCAAAAAGGTTAA
- a CDS encoding heavy-metal-associated domain-containing protein: MMTIKLKVKNMKCMGCVNTILGNLPTVNGITNVKADLVSQTVTFEYETQTSLEQALIKLKELGYPAEKQ; this comes from the coding sequence ATGATGACAATAAAGCTTAAAGTGAAAAACATGAAATGTATGGGTTGTGTTAACACCATACTGGGAAACCTACCTACGGTAAACGGGATTACCAACGTGAAAGCCGATCTGGTTTCACAAACCGTAACCTTTGAATATGAAACGCAAACAAGCCTTGAGCAGGCCTTAATAAAACTAAAAGAGTTGGGATATCCTGCTGAGAAACAATAA
- a CDS encoding TonB-dependent receptor, whose translation MKRILTLLLLWFSAQHIIKAQSKDFVYGYVYELNEKGDSIPLQGAAVIWLNSQVGTTTDESGYFSLNKVQGNQIAISFVGFKTDTISIENVGFPLRHVLKSTINIDAVTVKADRANTFIQQLNPIQTVVLTSGELTRAACCNLSESFETNASVDVSYSDAITGAKQIQLLGLAGIYTQMQYENIPTMRGLASTFGLSYVPGPWMESIQVSKGTASVSNGYESITGQINIEYKKPWAEEKSYLNLYTNSLGMAELNANYAFDVTPTVSSMVLVHGSMLSNRVDHNHDQFLDHPLTQQYHLFNRWKYQGKKWESQVGVKFMNEDRLAGQVKFYTNTQPLIGNPYGVKYSTQLLEAFNKTGYISQRPNTSIGLINAVSLHSQDATIGVRMHNAKQLSYYGNLVAITYIGNTNHNIKGGVTLRYDRYDETFNNTPYDRTEWVKGIYGEYTYKHLEILTLMAGIRVDQNSRFGTLVTPRFHGMVKPVSTLTIRFSAGKGYRSPNFIAENSNLLVSSRNLVVEENPRIEEAWNAGISMNQKFKFLDQNYSLTADYYYVWFENQFIADIDRDNSAVYFYNLKGKSYSNTLQIELSGEPIRNLQFTLAYRINDVKQTINDTLKQKPLVSRNKGLFTAGYKTPSRKWQFDYTIQYNGSGRLPKGYGLNLETDYKPFITMNVQVTKLFRKFDFYIGVENLTGFTQKDPIVSWENPWSSTFDASQIWGPLTGQKFYAGFRMSIWK comes from the coding sequence ATGAAACGCATATTAACATTACTGTTACTATGGTTTTCAGCTCAACATATTATTAAAGCACAGAGTAAAGATTTTGTGTACGGTTATGTTTACGAGCTGAACGAGAAAGGCGACAGTATTCCGCTCCAAGGAGCCGCCGTAATTTGGCTGAACAGCCAAGTTGGTACAACCACCGATGAAAGTGGTTACTTTTCTTTAAATAAGGTGCAAGGCAACCAGATAGCTATAAGTTTCGTTGGTTTTAAAACCGATACCATTAGTATTGAGAATGTAGGTTTTCCGTTACGCCATGTCCTGAAATCAACTATAAATATCGATGCCGTAACGGTTAAAGCTGACAGGGCAAATACCTTTATACAGCAGCTAAATCCAATACAAACTGTTGTACTTACATCGGGAGAACTTACACGCGCTGCATGCTGCAACCTATCGGAAAGCTTTGAAACGAATGCTTCAGTTGATGTGTCTTATAGCGATGCCATTACCGGGGCAAAGCAAATTCAGCTGCTGGGGTTAGCAGGAATATACACCCAGATGCAGTATGAAAATATACCCACAATGCGAGGGTTGGCATCAACCTTTGGTTTAAGTTATGTTCCGGGGCCATGGATGGAATCAATACAAGTATCAAAGGGAACTGCATCGGTCAGCAACGGGTACGAAAGCATAACCGGACAAATCAATATTGAGTACAAGAAACCCTGGGCAGAGGAAAAGTCGTACCTGAACCTTTACACCAACTCACTTGGCATGGCTGAACTAAATGCTAACTATGCATTTGATGTTACCCCCACCGTATCGTCAATGGTGCTGGTGCATGGAAGTATGCTAAGCAACCGGGTTGATCACAATCACGACCAATTCCTTGACCACCCACTTACCCAGCAGTACCACCTGTTTAACCGATGGAAGTACCAGGGGAAGAAGTGGGAATCGCAAGTTGGGGTGAAGTTTATGAATGAGGACAGGCTAGCCGGACAGGTTAAGTTTTATACCAATACTCAACCCCTGATTGGTAACCCCTACGGGGTAAAGTACTCAACCCAATTACTTGAGGCCTTTAACAAAACCGGATACATTTCCCAAAGACCAAACACAAGTATTGGGCTTATCAATGCCGTATCGCTCCACAGCCAGGATGCAACCATAGGTGTTAGAATGCACAACGCCAAACAGCTTAGCTACTACGGCAACCTGGTTGCAATAACCTATATTGGCAATACAAACCACAACATTAAAGGAGGCGTAACCCTCAGGTACGATAGGTACGATGAAACTTTCAATAACACCCCTTACGATCGCACCGAGTGGGTCAAAGGTATTTACGGCGAATACACCTATAAACATCTGGAAATTCTTACACTAATGGCTGGCATAAGGGTTGACCAAAATAGTAGGTTTGGCACTCTTGTGACACCTCGTTTCCACGGGATGGTAAAACCAGTTTCGACCTTAACCATTAGGTTCAGCGCAGGTAAAGGATACAGATCGCCAAATTTCATTGCTGAGAACTCAAACCTTTTGGTGAGTTCACGGAACCTGGTAGTAGAGGAAAATCCAAGAATTGAAGAAGCCTGGAATGCCGGGATTAGCATGAATCAGAAATTCAAATTTTTGGATCAAAACTATAGTTTAACCGCCGATTATTACTATGTATGGTTTGAAAATCAGTTTATTGCCGATATCGACAGGGATAACAGTGCGGTTTACTTCTACAATCTGAAAGGGAAATCGTACTCAAATACCCTACAGATAGAACTCTCGGGAGAGCCAATTAGAAACCTACAGTTTACCTTGGCATATAGAATAAACGATGTGAAACAAACCATTAACGATACGTTAAAGCAAAAGCCACTTGTAAGCCGCAACAAAGGCTTGTTTACTGCTGGTTACAAAACCCCATCGCGTAAGTGGCAGTTCGACTATACCATTCAGTATAACGGTAGCGGAAGACTCCCCAAAGGATATGGTCTAAACCTTGAAACGGACTATAAGCCTTTCATTACCATGAATGTACAAGTAACCAAACTGTTTCGTAAGTTTGATTTCTACATAGGCGTTGAGAACCTTACAGGGTTCACCCAGAAAGACCCTATTGTATCGTGGGAAAATCCGTGGAGTTCAACATTTGACGCCTCGCAAATTTGGGGCCCCTTAACAGGTCAAAAATTTTATGCCGGATTTAGAATGTCCATCTGGAAATAA
- a CDS encoding FeoB-associated Cys-rich membrane protein, with translation MVFDMVQEIAVLIIVLGAVGYTAYNVYQIFNPKRINSGKCAGCSSASCTISNLNQPSKK, from the coding sequence ATGGTGTTTGATATGGTTCAGGAAATAGCAGTATTAATAATAGTATTAGGAGCAGTGGGATATACTGCATACAATGTGTATCAAATTTTCAACCCAAAACGTATAAATTCGGGCAAATGTGCCGGATGTTCATCGGCTTCATGCACAATAAGCAATTTGAATCAACCCTCAAAAAAATGA